Proteins encoded together in one Planctomyces sp. SH-PL14 window:
- a CDS encoding ThuA domain-containing protein, producing the protein MRSLACCLILVGTLMLSRPAPAHAAEPIRVLIVDGQNNHDWQRTTPYLKSLLEKTGRFEVFVSTAPPAKSPPERWKGFRPQFSDYDVVLSNYNGETWPEHARKAFEDFVSAGGGVVNVHAANNPFPDWPAFNEMTGLCWRPAAFGDRVTVDDAGKVVTTPKGDGPGAGHGRQHPYAVIVRDREHPVMKGLPAEWMHPQDELYHGQRGPATNMSVLATAFSDKETGGTGAHEPMAWWIPYGKGKVFTTVLGHVGGGQPPETWPMRCQGFQAIVTRACEWAATGDVTIPLPKELPTAKDVSLAPAW; encoded by the coding sequence ATGCGAAGCCTCGCGTGTTGCTTGATTCTCGTCGGGACCCTGATGCTGTCCCGACCAGCCCCCGCCCACGCCGCTGAACCGATCCGCGTCCTGATCGTCGACGGCCAGAACAACCACGACTGGCAACGGACCACCCCCTACCTCAAGTCGCTGCTGGAAAAGACCGGCCGCTTCGAAGTCTTCGTCTCGACCGCCCCCCCCGCCAAATCCCCCCCGGAACGCTGGAAAGGCTTCCGCCCCCAGTTCTCCGACTACGACGTCGTCCTCAGCAACTACAACGGCGAAACCTGGCCCGAACACGCCCGCAAAGCCTTCGAGGACTTCGTCTCGGCTGGCGGCGGAGTGGTCAACGTCCACGCCGCCAACAACCCCTTTCCCGACTGGCCTGCTTTCAACGAGATGACCGGCCTCTGCTGGCGACCCGCGGCCTTCGGCGACCGGGTCACCGTCGATGATGCCGGAAAGGTTGTCACGACCCCCAAGGGTGACGGCCCCGGAGCCGGCCACGGTCGGCAGCACCCCTACGCGGTCATCGTCCGCGACCGCGAACACCCGGTCATGAAGGGCCTCCCGGCCGAATGGATGCACCCGCAGGACGAGCTCTACCACGGCCAGCGCGGTCCGGCGACGAACATGAGCGTCCTGGCGACCGCGTTCTCCGACAAGGAGACCGGCGGCACCGGAGCCCATGAGCCGATGGCCTGGTGGATCCCCTACGGCAAGGGAAAAGTGTTCACGACGGTCCTGGGACACGTCGGCGGCGGACAGCCGCCGGAAACCTGGCCGATGCGCTGCCAGGGATTCCAGGCAATCGTGACCCGCGCCTGCGAATGGGCCGCGACCGGTGACGTCACGATCCCGCTTCCGAAGGAACTGCCGACCGCCAAGGACGTGAGTCTCGCGCCCGCGTGGTAA
- a CDS encoding FAD-dependent oxidoreductase gives MKFKSLTVLVAALIALLGGSVRAESVFLEAESFTSPGGWTIDTQFTALPAIGSPYLMAHGMGRPVAPATSHFESPKAGTYRVLVRTKDWVATWKVPGTPGRFQVAFNGTPLKQEFGTEGAEWHWQDGGTVELPAGKVAIELRDLTGFNGRCDAIYLTTDKNETLPNQDPELRAFRRKGLHLPATPEDLGKFDLVVVGGGYAGTAAAISAARQALKVALIQDRHVLGGNGSSEVGVWAQGGTLRGKYPHLGEIVEQFADRAPDSPAAPEHFVDDLKERVVRAEPNISLFLNHYVYEAKTNAQTGEIEQVTALDVRTGADKTFRSHLFVDCTGHGHLGEFAKAKFEMTEKGHMGTSNMWYWQKADKDQPWPATPWALELEEGKDFPATHLSKSEYEGERFYKGEWFWESGFDQHPIHDLEKIRDWNLRAVYGAFTSIHSKPENATAILRWISPVGGTRESRRLEGDVVLTRDDIVQLRDFPDGCVPTTWDIDLHYPKQQYTKKVPDNPFISRAEFGSGVDRKNGFPVPYRCFYSKNIPNLFMAGRCISVTHEALGTVRVMRTCGMMGEVVGKAAYVARKHSTDPRGVYEKYWDELKVLLEQPGHMRRENSVDPLKADEKSLATFPVKGTYPPPKADSPKNGVAEFVGVNKLEGIVIDDTEAKLVGTWTAGAGLPGYIGDCYVYAGKGTDSTATYEFQVPKTGKYEVRMSWAPHENRATLAPVVIRGAKEGEKTLTVNQRKEAPLPHGFASLGVFTFEAGVPASVVLNAKLADGFVHADCVQVLAVQP, from the coding sequence ATGAAGTTCAAGTCGCTCACTGTTCTGGTCGCCGCGCTGATCGCACTCCTCGGCGGTTCCGTTCGCGCGGAGTCGGTCTTCCTGGAAGCGGAGAGTTTCACGAGTCCCGGGGGCTGGACGATCGACACCCAGTTCACCGCCCTGCCGGCGATCGGATCGCCGTACCTGATGGCCCACGGCATGGGACGGCCGGTCGCGCCTGCGACGTCCCACTTCGAATCCCCGAAGGCGGGCACCTATCGCGTCCTCGTCCGGACCAAGGACTGGGTCGCGACGTGGAAAGTGCCCGGCACGCCGGGACGATTCCAGGTGGCGTTCAATGGGACGCCGCTGAAGCAGGAGTTCGGGACCGAAGGGGCCGAGTGGCACTGGCAGGACGGCGGCACGGTTGAGCTTCCCGCCGGGAAAGTCGCCATCGAGCTCCGGGACCTGACCGGTTTCAACGGCCGGTGCGATGCGATCTACCTGACGACGGACAAGAACGAGACGCTTCCGAATCAGGATCCCGAACTGCGGGCCTTCCGCCGCAAGGGACTCCATCTGCCGGCCACGCCGGAAGACCTCGGCAAGTTTGATCTCGTCGTCGTCGGCGGCGGGTACGCCGGAACGGCGGCCGCCATCTCGGCCGCGCGGCAGGCCCTCAAGGTGGCGCTGATCCAGGACCGCCATGTCCTCGGCGGCAACGGCTCCTCGGAAGTTGGCGTCTGGGCCCAGGGCGGCACGCTCCGCGGGAAATACCCGCACCTCGGTGAGATCGTCGAGCAGTTTGCCGACCGCGCGCCCGACAGCCCCGCCGCTCCGGAGCACTTTGTCGACGACCTCAAGGAACGCGTCGTCCGGGCCGAACCGAACATCTCGCTGTTCCTGAACCACTACGTCTACGAAGCCAAGACGAACGCCCAGACCGGCGAGATCGAGCAGGTCACCGCCCTCGACGTCCGGACTGGCGCCGACAAGACCTTCCGCAGCCACCTGTTCGTCGACTGCACCGGCCACGGACACCTCGGCGAATTCGCCAAGGCGAAGTTCGAGATGACCGAGAAGGGCCACATGGGGACCTCCAACATGTGGTACTGGCAGAAGGCCGACAAGGACCAGCCTTGGCCGGCGACTCCCTGGGCTCTGGAACTGGAAGAGGGGAAAGACTTCCCGGCGACTCACCTGTCGAAGTCGGAGTACGAGGGCGAAAGGTTCTATAAGGGAGAGTGGTTCTGGGAGAGCGGATTCGACCAGCACCCCATTCATGACCTCGAGAAGATCCGCGACTGGAACCTCCGCGCCGTCTACGGGGCCTTCACCTCGATCCACTCCAAGCCCGAGAACGCCACCGCGATCCTGCGGTGGATCAGCCCGGTCGGCGGGACCCGTGAATCGCGGCGTCTCGAAGGGGACGTCGTCCTGACCCGCGACGACATCGTCCAGCTGCGGGACTTCCCGGACGGCTGCGTGCCGACGACCTGGGACATCGACCTCCACTATCCGAAGCAGCAGTACACCAAGAAGGTGCCCGACAACCCGTTCATCTCGCGGGCCGAGTTCGGCTCCGGCGTCGATCGGAAGAACGGGTTCCCGGTTCCGTATCGCTGCTTCTACAGCAAGAACATCCCGAACCTGTTCATGGCCGGCCGGTGCATTTCCGTGACGCACGAGGCGCTCGGGACTGTCCGCGTCATGCGGACCTGCGGGATGATGGGCGAAGTGGTCGGCAAGGCGGCGTACGTCGCCCGCAAGCACAGCACCGATCCCCGCGGCGTCTACGAGAAGTACTGGGACGAGCTGAAGGTCCTCCTCGAGCAGCCCGGACACATGCGGCGGGAGAACTCCGTTGATCCCCTGAAGGCGGACGAGAAGAGCCTCGCCACGTTCCCCGTGAAGGGGACCTACCCGCCACCGAAGGCCGACTCGCCGAAGAACGGTGTGGCGGAGTTCGTGGGGGTGAACAAGCTGGAAGGGATCGTCATCGACGACACCGAGGCCAAGCTCGTCGGAACCTGGACCGCGGGAGCCGGGCTCCCGGGTTACATCGGCGACTGCTACGTCTACGCCGGCAAGGGGACCGATTCCACGGCGACGTACGAGTTCCAGGTCCCCAAGACCGGTAAGTACGAAGTCCGGATGTCGTGGGCCCCGCACGAGAACCGGGCCACGCTCGCCCCGGTCGTGATCCGCGGCGCCAAGGAAGGGGAGAAGACGCTCACCGTGAACCAGCGGAAAGAGGCGCCCCTGCCCCACGGCTTCGCGTCGCTCGGCGTGTTCACGTTCGAAGCGGGTGTTCCGGCCAGCGTTGTGCTCAACGCCAAGCTGGCGGACGGATTCGTCCACGCCGACTGCGTTCAGGTTCTCGCGGTCCAGCCGTAG
- a CDS encoding NfeD family protein, with protein sequence MTDRRLRALALLLLGFLLRAAWPEGTLAAAPAKKAVADAAGDRVGQFLTVDAPLTDDIVLNIRRTIDSLKTQAVQGKKAYLVLEIRKASSPFHHAYALADLISSNATVGVTVVGWVPEKLTGIHAFLALACHEVVMDPEAILGDLGNGQPLSHDERLIVRSIAERRRNRKISPEIVDALLDPQVSLVQLSIETKPGETEKRITTSDGAKRLRETGAIIRDSSVVKEEGEPAVFTGEQARALDIIAVQTARDRGEIATLYDLPLEALREKKIDAGPVQAAVIEVRDSLDAVNAAFIKRQIDRARSGNVQAIVFLLDGPGGYNYECLDLAQTLASLEGQNVRTVAFIPKQATAGEAIIALGCDEIYLAPAATIGEIGLAIERLPFRDRENARRILEQSLESLAEAKNRPTGLLDAMLDPDKEVFEVTHAQKGTRSFMTEDEIARAGGDWVKGALVPESKRGSLLKVDGIRATELRIAQGTVSDLDELRNQLGIAPDAVLRPMKKTWVDSLVFLLNRRDVTVLLFFMMILAWYFEAVTGTGAFAILSFLCMALFFWSRVLGGTADMLELVLFVAGAGFLLLEIFVIPGFGVFGVSGILLMLAAVIMASQTFVGSVDPERDIIAAAKTLTSLGGAVTAVIVAGVILSRFLPRIPVLSDIILAPPNVEALSEGPRLRPDVLDEAAVLIGKTGKAVTMLRPAGKAEVDGRLLEVVSEGGFIAEGAPIEIIHASKQRVVVRAATLA encoded by the coding sequence ATGACCGATCGTCGACTGCGGGCCTTGGCCCTCCTCCTGCTGGGATTCCTGCTGCGGGCCGCGTGGCCGGAAGGGACGCTTGCGGCCGCTCCCGCCAAGAAGGCGGTCGCGGACGCCGCTGGAGACCGCGTCGGGCAGTTCCTGACCGTTGACGCGCCGCTGACGGACGACATCGTCCTCAACATCCGCCGTACGATCGACTCGCTCAAGACCCAGGCGGTCCAGGGGAAAAAGGCCTATCTCGTCCTCGAGATCCGCAAGGCGAGCAGTCCCTTCCACCATGCCTACGCGCTGGCGGACCTGATCTCGTCGAACGCCACGGTCGGCGTGACCGTCGTCGGGTGGGTTCCCGAGAAGCTGACCGGCATCCACGCCTTTCTCGCCCTCGCCTGTCACGAAGTCGTGATGGATCCCGAGGCGATCCTCGGCGATCTGGGGAACGGCCAGCCGCTCTCTCACGACGAGCGGCTCATCGTCCGCTCGATCGCCGAACGACGCCGCAACCGCAAGATCTCGCCCGAGATCGTCGACGCCCTCCTCGATCCGCAGGTCTCGCTGGTCCAACTGTCCATCGAGACCAAGCCCGGCGAAACCGAGAAGCGGATCACCACCTCCGACGGGGCCAAACGGCTCCGCGAGACGGGGGCGATCATCCGCGATTCGAGCGTCGTCAAAGAGGAGGGGGAGCCCGCCGTCTTCACGGGCGAGCAGGCCCGGGCCCTCGACATCATCGCCGTCCAGACCGCCCGCGACCGGGGAGAGATCGCCACCCTCTATGACCTCCCGCTGGAAGCGCTCCGCGAGAAGAAGATCGACGCCGGGCCCGTCCAGGCGGCGGTCATCGAAGTCCGCGATTCGCTCGACGCCGTGAACGCCGCGTTCATCAAGCGGCAGATCGACCGCGCCCGGAGCGGGAACGTCCAGGCGATCGTGTTCCTCCTCGACGGACCCGGGGGCTACAACTACGAGTGCCTCGACCTCGCCCAGACGCTGGCCAGCCTCGAAGGCCAGAACGTCCGGACCGTCGCCTTCATCCCGAAGCAGGCGACCGCCGGGGAGGCGATCATCGCTCTCGGGTGCGACGAGATCTACCTGGCGCCGGCCGCCACGATCGGCGAGATCGGCCTTGCGATCGAGCGGCTCCCCTTCCGCGACCGGGAGAACGCCCGGCGGATTCTGGAGCAGAGCCTCGAAAGTCTGGCGGAGGCGAAGAATCGCCCCACCGGGCTGCTCGACGCGATGCTCGATCCGGACAAAGAGGTTTTCGAAGTGACCCACGCCCAGAAGGGGACGCGGTCCTTCATGACCGAAGACGAGATCGCCCGCGCCGGCGGGGACTGGGTCAAGGGGGCGCTCGTGCCGGAGTCCAAGCGCGGCTCGCTCCTCAAGGTCGACGGGATCCGGGCGACCGAGCTGCGGATCGCCCAGGGGACGGTCTCCGATCTCGATGAACTCCGGAATCAGCTTGGGATCGCCCCCGATGCCGTGCTCCGTCCCATGAAGAAGACCTGGGTCGACAGCCTGGTGTTCCTGCTTAACCGGCGGGACGTCACGGTGCTGCTGTTCTTCATGATGATCCTCGCCTGGTACTTCGAGGCGGTGACCGGGACCGGGGCGTTCGCCATCCTTTCCTTCCTCTGCATGGCCCTCTTCTTCTGGAGCCGCGTCCTGGGAGGGACGGCGGACATGCTGGAACTGGTGCTGTTCGTGGCTGGGGCGGGATTCCTGTTACTCGAGATATTTGTGATACCCGGATTCGGGGTCTTCGGAGTCAGCGGCATCTTGCTCATGCTGGCGGCGGTCATCATGGCCAGCCAGACCTTCGTGGGCTCGGTCGATCCCGAGCGGGACATCATCGCGGCGGCGAAGACGCTCACCTCTCTTGGAGGGGCGGTGACGGCCGTGATCGTGGCCGGGGTGATCCTCAGCCGGTTCCTGCCGCGGATCCCGGTCCTGAGCGACATCATCCTGGCTCCGCCGAACGTTGAGGCTCTCTCAGAAGGGCCGCGGCTGCGTCCCGACGTACTGGATGAAGCGGCGGTCCTGATCGGAAAGACCGGGAAAGCGGTGACGATGCTCCGCCCCGCCGGCAAGGCGGAAGTGGACGGCCGGCTCCTGGAAGTTGTCAGCGAAGGGGGCTTCATCGCCGAGGGGGCGCCGATCGAGATCATCCACGCCTCGAAGCAGCGGGTCGTTGTCCGCGCGGCCACGCTGGCGTAG
- a CDS encoding lactate racemase domain-containing protein, producing the protein MVRVHQTFESVRIDDIRAATLRELERLDLGRKVKRGETVAITVGSRGIANIATITKGIVDHIKTLGGVPFIVPAMGSHGGATAEGQRDLIAGYGVTAEAMGCEVRSSMDTVVVDTTPQGIPVHFDRNASEADHVVVAGRVKPHTGFVGEIESGLHKMMLIGLGKHRGACIYHKAIKDFSFGEIIHAVADVVLRKCRVLAGLAIIENASDETALIEAVAPADFFERERALLKQARAWLPRLPVADVDLLIVDEIGKNISGTGMDTNVVGRKYNDHAATELDDARCRRIYIRSLTEATHGNACGLGLAEFTNRRTVEQVDHAYTKVNCITAGHPTAGMIPLVYETDQEAISDALQTIGLTAPENARVVHIQNTLQLHDVYVSEACLPEVRKASHIHVEGEPAAMAFDADANLRSVREQCGGTESQP; encoded by the coding sequence ATGGTCCGCGTTCATCAGACCTTCGAGTCGGTCCGGATCGACGACATCCGCGCCGCCACGCTCCGCGAACTGGAGCGGCTCGATCTCGGCCGGAAGGTGAAGCGGGGCGAGACGGTGGCGATCACCGTCGGGAGCCGCGGGATCGCGAACATCGCGACGATCACGAAGGGGATCGTCGACCACATCAAGACTCTCGGCGGGGTCCCGTTCATTGTCCCCGCGATGGGGAGCCACGGCGGCGCGACGGCCGAAGGGCAGCGGGACCTGATCGCGGGCTACGGCGTGACTGCCGAGGCGATGGGCTGCGAGGTCCGTTCCTCGATGGACACGGTCGTCGTCGACACGACCCCGCAAGGGATCCCGGTCCATTTCGACCGCAACGCCTCGGAGGCGGATCATGTCGTCGTCGCCGGGCGGGTCAAGCCGCACACGGGGTTTGTCGGCGAGATCGAATCGGGGCTCCACAAGATGATGCTCATCGGCCTCGGGAAGCACCGCGGCGCCTGCATCTACCACAAGGCGATCAAGGATTTCAGCTTCGGCGAGATCATCCACGCGGTCGCGGACGTGGTCCTGCGGAAGTGCCGCGTCCTGGCGGGACTGGCGATCATCGAGAACGCATCGGACGAGACGGCGCTGATCGAAGCGGTGGCCCCTGCCGACTTCTTCGAGCGCGAGCGGGCCCTGCTCAAGCAGGCTCGCGCGTGGCTTCCGCGGCTGCCGGTGGCGGATGTCGACCTGCTGATCGTCGACGAGATCGGAAAGAACATCAGCGGGACCGGGATGGACACCAACGTCGTGGGGCGGAAGTACAACGACCACGCGGCGACGGAGCTCGACGACGCCCGCTGCCGGCGGATCTATATCCGCAGCCTGACGGAGGCGACGCATGGCAACGCCTGTGGGCTGGGTCTGGCCGAGTTCACGAACCGCCGGACGGTCGAGCAGGTGGATCACGCCTACACGAAGGTGAACTGCATCACCGCCGGCCACCCGACCGCCGGGATGATCCCGCTGGTCTACGAGACCGACCAGGAGGCGATCAGCGACGCCCTCCAGACGATCGGCCTGACCGCCCCCGAGAATGCCCGCGTGGTCCACATCCAGAACACGCTCCAGCTCCACGATGTCTACGTCAGCGAGGCGTGCCTCCCGGAGGTCCGGAAGGCGTCGCACATCCACGTCGAAGGCGAACCGGCCGCGATGGCGTTTGACGCTGATGCGAATTTGCGTTCCGTCAGAGAGCAGTGCGGCGGGACAGAATCCCAGCCGTGA
- a CDS encoding HEAT repeat domain-containing protein, translating to MNAVYSLRRCLTWLVVLWPVMFDSLPSEAAPPSPENLPELVAALESGVPKRQDAALDAVFAIGPEARSAIPSLIKLLEDEGRIPSVLPTARTPQEALEAIGTEAVPALSDVVATGRVVSARKAVLALWKVGPRAQGALPALIRRLSDEDIPLRRAILFSLSRIDTSGDVTIPVLARLLEDPDEHVRVLAVNCLRQHGERAAPLVPVLISMLKDSGPSVRGAAATALGDIGIAGDRVVPTLTALLEDSEAYHYAVSNDLAGLRQVAVHAAFALAKYKRTESVEPLMKAMEHPDLQFAQSELLKALGEFGPTAADAVPLVLDKVRSGNAEAAVALVKIGPAARSVIGPLRELLASPKQSVQAVAGAALVGLDLEANRDVLQQALQAEKDAELTVVEDVLLRIGPGAAAALPAILTKLKEADWPDEQLITIVGNIGPSAREAGPLLVSYLEDFLVGAAASEVLVHIGPEMIPLLVTELTKVRSPLETPPLRTIETLGRFGARAESAVPALIARLEHEDRNVRTAAALALGDIGLPQDVVVPALLKTLRDPRASVRAKAAAGLGHFRAEADTTIKPLIAALKDEYADVRAAAATALGELGPAGRPALPSLEDVARDPHVYVQVMAQHAAEKIAAP from the coding sequence ATGAACGCCGTCTATTCCCTTCGCCGATGCCTGACGTGGCTGGTCGTTCTCTGGCCGGTGATGTTCGATTCGCTCCCCTCCGAGGCAGCTCCCCCCTCACCCGAGAACTTGCCCGAACTCGTGGCCGCTCTGGAAAGCGGCGTCCCGAAGAGGCAGGACGCGGCATTGGACGCCGTGTTTGCGATCGGCCCGGAAGCGAGATCCGCAATTCCCAGCCTGATCAAGCTTCTGGAGGACGAAGGGCGAATTCCTTCCGTACTCCCAACAGCGAGGACGCCGCAAGAGGCTCTGGAAGCCATCGGCACAGAAGCGGTTCCGGCATTAAGCGACGTCGTCGCCACTGGCCGTGTGGTGAGTGCCAGAAAGGCGGTCCTGGCGCTATGGAAAGTTGGCCCCCGCGCGCAGGGAGCACTTCCAGCGCTGATAAGGCGACTCAGCGACGAGGACATCCCCCTCCGTCGAGCCATCCTCTTCTCTCTGTCGCGCATCGACACCTCCGGGGACGTCACCATTCCGGTTCTTGCGCGGTTGTTGGAGGATCCAGACGAGCACGTGCGCGTCTTGGCGGTGAACTGCCTTAGACAGCATGGCGAGAGGGCCGCTCCGCTGGTGCCGGTTCTGATTTCGATGCTGAAAGATTCTGGGCCATCAGTACGCGGCGCGGCCGCCACCGCGTTGGGCGACATCGGTATTGCGGGAGACCGCGTCGTTCCGACTCTGACGGCACTCCTGGAGGACTCGGAAGCGTATCACTACGCGGTTTCGAATGACCTCGCCGGGCTAAGGCAGGTAGCGGTGCATGCCGCTTTTGCGCTCGCCAAGTACAAGAGAACGGAATCGGTTGAACCACTGATGAAGGCCATGGAACACCCGGATCTGCAGTTTGCTCAGTCTGAGCTTCTGAAGGCACTCGGTGAATTCGGCCCGACAGCAGCCGATGCCGTGCCCCTCGTGCTGGACAAGGTCCGAAGCGGCAATGCTGAGGCTGCCGTCGCCCTCGTCAAGATCGGACCGGCTGCCAGGTCAGTCATCGGCCCCCTGAGGGAACTGCTCGCTTCCCCGAAACAGTCAGTCCAGGCCGTCGCGGGGGCCGCGCTCGTCGGGTTGGACCTGGAGGCCAACCGCGACGTTTTGCAGCAAGCCTTGCAGGCCGAGAAGGACGCGGAGCTGACCGTCGTGGAGGACGTCCTTCTCCGAATTGGGCCAGGTGCGGCAGCCGCCTTGCCGGCAATACTGACAAAGCTCAAAGAGGCCGACTGGCCAGACGAGCAGCTCATCACGATCGTGGGCAACATCGGCCCTTCGGCCCGAGAAGCGGGCCCACTCCTCGTTTCGTACCTAGAGGATTTTCTCGTCGGCGCGGCCGCCTCGGAGGTCCTTGTCCACATCGGTCCGGAAATGATCCCTTTGCTGGTTACCGAGCTCACCAAGGTTCGATCCCCCTTGGAGACGCCGCCCCTTCGGACGATCGAAACACTCGGCCGCTTTGGAGCACGAGCCGAATCGGCTGTCCCGGCTCTGATCGCGCGGCTCGAGCACGAGGATCGGAACGTCCGCACCGCAGCCGCGCTGGCCCTGGGGGACATCGGCTTGCCTCAGGACGTCGTCGTTCCGGCGCTCTTGAAGACCCTTCGCGATCCGCGGGCCTCCGTGCGAGCAAAGGCCGCTGCCGGGCTGGGACACTTCCGAGCGGAGGCCGACACCACGATCAAGCCGCTGATCGCGGCCCTGAAAGACGAGTACGCGGATGTCCGCGCCGCGGCCGCCACAGCTCTCGGCGAGCTGGGGCCGGCCGGCCGCCCGGCGCTCCCCTCGCTGGAAGACGTGGCAAGGGACCCGCACGTCTATGTCCAAGTGATGGCCCAGCATGCCGCGGAGAAGATCGCCGCTCCCTGA
- a CDS encoding ABC transporter ATP-binding protein, producing MAPLLQIEGLKTYFHTEGGVVKAVDGLSVSVDAGRTLGIVGESGSGKSVTSLTIMRLLPAASSEIAAGKITLLGKDIIHLPEAEMRKVRGADASMIFQEPGTSLNPVYRVGYQVAEAIRQHQKVSAAEARRRTIELFKEVGIPNPEQRIDSYPHEMSGGQKQRVMIAMALSCSPKLLIADEPTTALDVTIQKQILDLLRNLRDNRHMGIVFITHDLGVIAEIADDVAVMYRGQLVEYGPVDQIFAAPKHPYTKGLMACRPQLDTKYRILPTVADFMDSTRREDGSYEIREKSLDPKRLLDMTTMGRGRLLSPVAEIGRGTEQELRAQLPSDTQFVAPGTTPLLSVKNLKVYFPIRKGVFRSTVGHIKAVDNVSFNVYPGQTLGLVGESGCGKTTTGRAITRLASITEGQILFRWADITELSGAKLKEYRRHLQIIFQDPYSSLNPRMTVEAMLTEAMSVHGLGTSRSDRRNRAASLLTEVGLDPSHLGRYPHEFSGGQRQRISIARAVAVEPQFIICDESVSALDVSVQAQVLNLLKRLQQSRGLTYIFISHDLSVVKFMSDMMVVMQSGKIVEAGPSDLIYAAPIKEYTRELIKSIPEASLAKIRERSQKRSAASSSAPKL from the coding sequence ATGGCCCCACTGCTGCAGATCGAGGGATTGAAAACCTACTTCCATACGGAAGGGGGAGTGGTCAAAGCGGTCGACGGACTGAGCGTCTCCGTCGACGCGGGACGCACCCTCGGGATCGTCGGCGAGTCGGGATCCGGAAAGTCAGTCACGTCGCTCACGATCATGCGTCTGCTCCCCGCAGCCTCCTCCGAGATCGCGGCGGGGAAGATCACCCTCCTCGGCAAGGACATCATCCATCTCCCGGAAGCGGAGATGCGGAAAGTCCGCGGCGCGGACGCAAGCATGATCTTCCAGGAGCCGGGGACTTCGCTGAACCCGGTCTACCGCGTCGGCTACCAGGTCGCCGAGGCGATCCGCCAGCACCAGAAGGTGTCCGCGGCCGAGGCTCGCCGGCGGACGATCGAGCTGTTCAAGGAAGTCGGCATCCCGAACCCCGAACAGCGGATCGACAGCTATCCCCACGAGATGTCCGGAGGCCAGAAGCAGCGGGTCATGATCGCCATGGCCCTCTCGTGCAGCCCCAAGCTGCTCATCGCCGACGAACCGACAACCGCCCTCGACGTCACGATCCAGAAGCAGATCCTCGACCTCCTTCGGAACCTCCGCGACAACCGGCACATGGGGATCGTCTTCATCACCCACGACCTGGGGGTGATCGCGGAGATCGCCGACGACGTCGCCGTGATGTACCGCGGCCAGCTCGTCGAGTACGGGCCGGTCGACCAGATCTTCGCCGCGCCCAAACATCCCTACACAAAGGGGCTGATGGCCTGCCGGCCGCAGCTCGACACCAAGTACCGCATCCTGCCGACAGTCGCCGACTTCATGGACTCAACCCGTCGCGAGGACGGGTCGTACGAGATCCGCGAGAAGTCGCTCGATCCGAAGCGGCTCCTCGACATGACGACCATGGGCCGGGGCCGGCTCCTCTCGCCGGTCGCCGAGATCGGCCGCGGCACCGAGCAGGAGCTCCGGGCGCAGCTCCCGTCCGACACGCAGTTCGTCGCGCCGGGGACGACGCCGCTGTTGTCGGTGAAGAACCTCAAGGTCTACTTCCCAATCCGCAAAGGTGTGTTCCGCAGCACGGTCGGCCATATCAAGGCGGTCGACAACGTCAGCTTCAACGTTTACCCCGGCCAGACGCTCGGCCTCGTGGGCGAGTCGGGGTGCGGCAAGACGACGACCGGCCGGGCGATCACCCGGCTGGCATCGATCACGGAGGGCCAGATCCTCTTCCGGTGGGCGGACATCACCGAGCTTAGCGGCGCGAAGCTCAAGGAGTACCGGCGGCACCTGCAGATCATTTTCCAGGACCCGTACAGCTCGCTGAACCCGCGGATGACCGTCGAAGCGATGCTGACGGAGGCGATGTCGGTCCACGGACTCGGGACCTCCCGCTCCGACCGTCGCAATCGGGCGGCGAGCCTGCTGACGGAGGTCGGCCTCGATCCGAGCCACCTGGGGCGGTATCCCCACGAGTTCTCCGGCGGCCAGCGGCAGCGGATCTCGATTGCCCGGGCGGTCGCGGTGGAGCCGCAGTTCATCATCTGCGACGAGTCGGTCTCGGCCCTCGATGTCAGCGTCCAGGCGCAGGTCCTGAACCTCCTCAAGCGTCTGCAGCAGAGCCGCGGACTGACCTATATTTTCATCAGCCACGACCTGAGCGTGGTGAAGTTCATGTCCGACATGATGGTGGTCATGCAGTCGGGGAAGATTGTCGAGGCGGGCCCTTCGGACCTGATCTATGCGGCTCCGATCAAGGAGTACACGCGGGAGCTCATCAAGTCGATTCCCGAAGCCTCCCTTGCCAAGATTCGCGAGCGGTCGCAGAAACGATCGGCAGCATCGTCGTCCGCTCCGAAGTTGTGA